CGTACACGAGTACGAGCACGATCCCCGCGCCGCGTCGTTCGGCGCGGAGGCCGTGGAGGAGCTCGGCAACCGTCTCGGGGTCTCCCCCGCGCAGATCTTCAAGACGCTGGTGGTGTCGCTGTCCGACGGCAAGCTCGCCGTCGCGGTGATCCCGGTGCCCGACACCCTCTCGCTCAAGGCCGTGGCCGGGGCGCTCGGAGGCGGCAAGGCCGTGATGGCCGACCACACCGCCGCCGAACGCTCGACCGGCTACGTGGTCGGCGGGATCTCCCCGCTGGGGCAGCGCAGGAAGCTGCGCACCGTCGTCGACGCCTCCGCCGAGCAGTGGGACCGGGTGCTGTGCAGCGCGGGCCGGCGGGGCCTCGAGATCGAGCTGGATCCGCGGGAGCTGATCCGACTGACCGGCGCGGTCGTCGCGCCGATCACCGCCGGCCCCTGAGCCGCCGCGCCCCGCGGGAGGCGGTCAGAGCAGGGCCAGCTGGTCGCCGGCGCCGTCGTCGGGGGCGAGCAGTTCCGGGCCGTTGTTGCGCACGCTGTTGACCTTCTCGGACACGCGCCGGATCTCGATGGCCGACACCGCCTCGAGGCTCGGCACGATGAGGTCGGGGTGGCCGAGACTGTCGGGATCGAGCCAGGCGTCCCAGCGGTCCGGCGGCAGGATCAGCGGCATCCGTTCGTGGACGTTGCACAACCGGTCCACCGACTGCGCGGTGAGGATCGTGGTGCTCAGCAGCGGCGGTGCCTGCGGCTCGCGCGGGTCGCGCCAGACCGACCACAGTCCCGCCATGTGGATGCGGGCCCCGTCGCCGCGGGACATGAAGTAGGGCACCCGGCGGGTCTTCCCACCCGGCGCGGGTTCGACCTGCCATTCGTACCAGCCGTCCATCGGCACCAGGCAGCGTCTGTAGCGCAGCGAGTGCGCGAAGCTCGGTTTGGTGGCCACCGACTCCGAGCGGGCGTTGAACAGCGGCGCGCTCGTCCCGATCCGCTCGGCGAACGACGGGACGAGACCCCAGCGCATGCGGCGGATGCGGCGGCGGGCCGGGCCGTCGGGATCGTCGCGGTCGTGGCGAGCAACGACGGTGAGCACCCCGGTGGTGGGGGCGACGTTGTAGTTCGGCCGGGGTTCGGTCTCGCCGGTCTCGTCCAGCGCATCGAGTTCGACGGCGAGCGTGGCCGGGTCGGCCGTGGACGCATACCTTCCGCACATGGGCACGAGTGTCGCACCGACCCGCCCGGGGCGGCCCGGGCGGGCGAGGATGTCCTCCCGGACCGCGATGGGCGAAGATGGTCGGGTGAGTTTGTGGAGAGCACCCCGTGCCGTGTCCCCGATCGAGGCGTCGGTGACGCTGCCCGGATCGAAGTCGATCACCAACCGAGCGCTGATCCTGGCGGCGCTGGCGGATGGGCCCTCGACGGTGCGCGGCGCGCTGCGCAGCCGCGACACCGACCTCATGATCGGTGCGCTGCGCACCCTCGGCGCCACGATCACCGAACGCGACGGCGGCACCACCCTCGACGTGACCCCCGGGCCGCTACGCGGCGGCGAGGTCCACTGCGGGCTCGCCGGCACCGTGATGCGCTTCGTCCCGCCGGTCGCGGCGCTCGCCGACGGCACCGTGCGGTTCGACGGCGACGAGCAGGCCCGGGTCCGCCCGATGAGCACCGTCCTCGACGCCCTGCGCGCCCTCGGCGCCGAGATCGACGGCGACCGCCTCCCGTGCACCGTGCACGGCCGCGGCGCGGTGCGCGGCGGCTCGGTGACCATCGACGCCTCCGCGTCCTCCCAGTTCGTCTCGGGCCTGCTGCTGTCCGGCGCGGCCTTCGACGAGGGGGTGACGGTCCGTCACTCCGGTGAGCCGGTGCCGTCGATGCCGCACATCGAGATGACGGTCGAGATGCTGCGGGCCGCCGGGGTCGTCGTCGACACCTCCGAGCCCGACACCTGGCGGGTGCCGCCGTCGACGATCCGCGCCGTGGACGTCACGGTCGAACCCGACCTGTCGAACGCCACCCCCTTCCTCGCCGCCGCGGCCGTCACGGGCGGGACCGTGTCGGTGCCGCTGTGGCCGGAGTCGACCACCCAGGCCGGCGACGCGATCCGCGGCATCCTCGAGCGGATGGGCGCCGAGGTGTCGTGGGCGGACGGGGTCCTCACCGTCCGCGGCCCGCAGAAGCTGACCGGCATCGACGTGGACCTGCACGACGTCGGTGAGCTGACGCCCACCGTCGCGGCCCTCGCGGCGCTCGCCGATTCGCCGTCGTCGCTGCGCGGGATCGCGCACCTGCGCGGCCACGAGACCGACCGGCTCGCGGCCCTCGCCACCGAGATCGTGCGTCTCGGCGGCGCCGTCACCGAGACCGCGGACGGCCTGGAAATCGAGCCGGCGCCGCTGCACGGCGGCATCTGGCACTCCTACGCCGACCACCGGATGGCCACTGCGGGAGCGATCGTCGGCCTGGTCGTCGACGGGATCGAGGTCGAGGACATCGGCACCACCGCCAAGACCCTCCCCGGCTTCGAGGAGCTGTGGCTGTCGTTCCTGTCGGGGAGGTCCTCCTGAGACGGCGCGAATACGACGAGTCCGACGTCCGGGTACGGCCCGGGCGCGGCTCCCGGCCCCGGACGAAGGACCGTCCCGCCCACCGCGACGCGGTGGAGGGCATGGTCGTCTCCGTCGACCGCGGCCGCTGGGGCGTGGTGCTCGAGGGTGATCCCGACCGGCGGATGACGGCGATGCGGGCCCGCGAGCTCGGCCGGACACCCATCGTGGTCGGCGACCGGGTGGGGGTCGTCGGCGACCTGTCGGGCCGACCCGACACGCTCGCGCGCATCGTCCGCGTGGAGGACCGCAGCACCGTGCTGCGCCGCACCGCCGACGACACCGATCCGTTCGAACGCGTGGTCGTCGCGAACGCCGAACAGCTGCTCATCGTGGTCGCGCTCGCCGACCCCCCGCCCCGCACCGGTCTCGTCGAGCGGGCCCTGGTGGCGGCCTACGCCGGTGGTCTCGAGCCGATGCTCGGGCTGACCAAGAGCGACCTCGCCGATCCCGAGGAGTTCGCCGCGCACTTCGCCGATCTCGACGTCCCCGTGCTGCTGGTGGGCCAGGGCGACGACCTCACCGCCCTGCACGAGCGGATCGACGGTCGCCTGACCGCGCTGATCGGGCATTCCGGGGTCGGCAAGTCGACGCTGGTGAACCGGCTCGTGCCCGACGCCGACCGCGCCACCGGCGAGGTCTCCGGGGTCGGCAAGGGACGGCACACCTCCACCCAGTCGGTGGCACTGCCCCTCCCCGAGGGCGGGTGGGTGGTCGACACCCCCGGCATCCGGTCGTTCGGGCTGGCCCACATCGAACCCGACGACGTCGTCGCAGCGTTCGCGGATCTGGCCGAGGCGGTCGAGGACTGCCCGCGCGGGTGCACGCATCTCGGCCCGCCGGCCGACCCGGAGTGCGCCTTCGACGCCCTCGAGGGCAAGTCGCACCGCCGTGCGATGGCCGTGCGCGACCTGCTCGCGGCGCTGGCGTCCAACGACCCCTGGTGAACGAGCGAACCCCCGGCACCGTCGGTGCCGGGGGTTCGTCTCTCGTGCTTCGGATCAGCGCATGCCGAGCGCGCGACGGATGAATCCGCGCTTGCGGGTCTTCTCGATGGTGGTCGCCAGACCCACACGCCGGCCGGTGACCGGGTCGATCTCGGGCGCCCCGCCGAATCCCTTCTCGGAGGCGGTCTCCGGGGCGGCGTCGCGATCGTCCTTGAGGTACTTGTCGGGCAGCGACAGCTTGGCGATGGTGCGCCAGGACTTCCAGTACTGCACCGCGAGCGGACCCGTGGTGTAGGGCAGGTCGTACTTCTCGCACAGCTGCCGCACGCGCACGGCGATCTCCGCGTACCGGTTGGACGGCAGGTCGGGGTAGATGTGGTGCTCGATCTGGTAGCTCAGGTTGCCGGTCATGAAGTCCATGACGCGGCCGCCGGAGATGTTGGCGGAGCCGAGCATCTGACGCAGGTACCACTCGGCGCGCGTCTCGTTCTCGACGTCCTTTTTCGTGAACTTCTCCGCACCGTCCGGGAAGTGACCGCAGAAGATCACCGCGTTGGTCCAGATGTTGCGGACGAAGTTGGCCGTCGCGTTGGCCTTCATCGTGGACTTCCACGACCTGCCGCTGAGCGCCGGGTAGACGACGTAGTCCTTGAGGTGCTGCTTGCCGAGCTTGGCGAGCACCTCCTTGCCGCGCGCCTTGGTCAGCTCGCGGTCGTCGCGCCCCTGGATGACCTTGCCGAGCTCGAGCAGCTGGATGGCGATGCCGTACTGGAACAGTGCCGCGAGGATCGCGTTGTAGGCGAGGTTGCCGAGGTAGAACGGCTTCCACCGCTGGTCGCGGGTCACGCGCAGCAGGCCGTATCCCACATCGTCGTCCATGCCGAGGATGTTGGTGTACTTGTGGTGCAGGTAGTTGTGGGTGATCTTCCAGTGCGCCGACGGGTCGACGTTGTCCCATTCCCAGTTGGCGGAGTGCACTTCCGGGTCGTTCATCCAGTCCCACTGCCCGTGCATCACGTTGTGCCCGAGCTCCATGTTCTCGATGATCTTCGAGAGGGACAGCGCGGCCGTGCCGAGCCACCACAGGGGCCGCTTGTTCGATCCGAGCAACGCGAGACGCCCACCGATCTCGAGGCCTCGCTGCAACCGGATCGTGTTGCGGATGTATCGGGCGTCGCGCTCACCGCGCGACTCCTCGATATCGCGCCGGATGGCATCGAGCTCGCGGCCGATGGCCTCGACGTCCGCCTCCGTCAGGTGCGCGTACTCCTTGACATCCGATATCGCCATGCGGGCTACCCTACCGTAGGTTACGGCTCCGTAGGTTGATCGATTTCCCGGCTGTGGCGCGAATCACACGGCGGCGGGCAGCCTACCACTCCGCGTCCGTCCACGCCGTGCCCGCCGGTCCGCGACCGCCTGCGCGGCATGGGTCCGCAGCGCGGTGAGCAGGCCGCGGCGACGTCCCGTCAACGAATCGGTGAGCGCCTCGGCGGCCCCGGCACGCAGCCGCTCGAACTTGCGCTCCGAGGAGGTCTCCGGCGCATCGTCGGAGGTCGCCTTGAGGAACCGGTCGGGCAGGGCGAGCTTGTGGATGGTGCGCAGTGCCAGCAGGTACTGCCGGCTCAGCGGACCCGTCGTGTACGGCAGGTCGTACCTGGCACACAGCGCCCGCACCCGCGCGGCGATCTCCGGATAGCGATTGCTCGGCAGGTCCGGGAACAGGTGGTGCTCGATCTGGTAGCTGAGATTGCCGGTCAGGAAGTCCATCGCCTTCCCGCCGGAGATGTTCGCACTGCCGAGCAGCTGACGCAGGTACCACTCCCCGTGCGTCTCGTTCTCGTAGTGCTCGACGGTGAACTTCTCCGCGCCGTCCGGGAAGTGACCGCAGAAGATCACCAGATACGCCCAGATGTTGCGGACCACGTTCGCGGTGAGGTTCGCATACAGCGTGCTGCGCCAGTTGCGTCCCGTCAGGGCCGGGAAGAACACCAGATCCTTGACGATCTGACGCAGCGCCTTGACCGCGAAGTCCTTGTTGGGCTGCGAGTTCCACTGCGCGGGGGGCACTCCCCGCATCTGCTTCTCGGCCGCGAGATCGTGCAGCGCGATGCCCCACTCGAAGGTCAGGGCGAGCACGACGTTGGCGAGCGGCTGCGCGAGATTGCGTGGGCGCCACTTCTCGTCGCGGGTCATCCGCAGGATGCCGAATCCCACGTCCTCGTCCATGCCGACGATGTTGGTGTAGGTGTGGTGCGCGTAGTTGTGGGCGCGCTTCCAGTGCTCGGACGGCCCGGTCTGATCCCACTCCCACGAGGTGGAGTGGATCTCCGGGTCGTTCATCCAGTCCCACTGCCCGTGCATCACGTTGTGCCCGAGCTCCATGTTCTCGATGATCTTCGCGAGCGACAGCGCGGTCGTCCCGGCGACCCAGCGCGACCGGTGACGCGAACCGAACAGCAGGCACCGGCCCACCACCTCGAGTCCGCGCTGCAGGCGGATGACGGAATGGACGTAGCGGGCGTCCCGCGGGCCGCGCGAATTCTCCACATCCCGCCGAATGGCATCGAATTCGTTTGCCAGAGAAACGATATCGGTTTCTGTCAGATGTGCGAATGCACGGATGTCGGTGATGGCCAAGCAGGATTCCTAAGCAGGTTGCGGTCGGTGTCTACACATCCAACGTGCAGTCACCGGCCGCAGCGGAGATACAGGTCTGGACGCGTTCGCCCTCTGCGCGTTCCTTGCCGGATCGCAGATCGACGACGTGCCCCTTCTCGAGCGGCACCACACAAGTCTGACAGATTCCCATGCGGCAGCCGAACGGCATCAGCGCGCCGACCTTCTCACCGGCCTCCAGAATCGTGGTCGCACCGTCCACGGTAACCGTCTTTCCGGACTTCGCGAAGGTGATCGTCCCACCCGAGCCGGAGGTGTCGGCGCGGCTGACGGCGAACCGTTCGAGGTGCACGCGGTCCTCGATCCCGGCCGCGGACCAGTGCGCGGTGATGTCGTCGAGCATCTGCTGCGGGCCACACGCCCAGGTTTGCCGCTCGCGCCAGTCGGGGCACACCTCGTCGAGCTCGGACAGCGCGAACTTGCCCTGATCACGCGTGTGCCGGATGTACACGCGGAACTTGTCGTGCGTGGCGTCGAGGCGCTCGAGCTCGGAACGGAACATCACCCGGTCGGCGGTGGGCGCCGAGTGGACGTGCACGACGTCGGGCAGGTCGAGCTCGCGCTCGCCCGCACGGCGGTCGAGGGTGCGCAGCATCGACATGATCGGGGTGACGCCACTGCCGGCGGTGAGGAACAGGATCTTCTCCGGCGGCGGGTCGGGCAGCACGAAGTCGCCCTTCGGGGCCGCGAGGCGCACGACCGTGCCCTCCGGCACACCGCCCACGAGGTGGGTCGACAGGAAACCCTCGGGCATCGCCTTGACCGCGATGGAGATGAGCTTCTCGTCACGGGTCGGCGCCGAGGTCAGCGAGTAGGACCGCCAGTGCCAGCGGCCGTCGATGTGCAGGCCGATGCCGATGTACTGACCCGGGGCGTAGTCGAAGTCGAAACCCCAGCCCGGGCGGATGACGATCGTCGCGGAGTCCGGCGTCTCCCGGGACACCGACACGATGCGGCCACGCAGCTCACGTGCCGACCACAGCGGGTTGACCAGGTGCAGGTAGTCGTCGGGCAGCAGAGGCGTCGTCAGCCGGGCCGCGGCGCCGCGCAGGATGTTGGAGATCGATCGATCCCTCGTCGCGACGTGCGCCGCAGGCTTCTCGATCCATTCCTTGAGACCCATCCGACCGCTTCTCCTCACTCCGGTTACGCCTCCGTAGGTTATCAGAGGTTACGGTAGCGTAGGTTTTCCGTGAGCGCGATACCCGCCACCGGCACCCGGGATCAGAGCAGTTCGAGCAGGAACGGCAGCTCCTGTGCCGCGTACCAGGCGAGCTCGTGGTCCTCGGCGTCACCGAGCACGAACTCGGCTTCCTCGTCCCCCAGATCCGCCTGGTCGATCACCTCGCGGGCGCGGGCGATGTCGGTCTCCGCCTCCTGCAGATCGATGTGCACGGACGCCACCGCCGACATCGGGATCGCCCCGGGGAGCTTGACCACCGCGTCGTCGAGATCCGGGCGCGGCTTCACGTCGCCGACGTCCGCGGCGATGACCACGCGGCGGGAGGTGAAGGCAGGATGCTCTCCCGGCTTCTCGTCGGCGAGCAACCGCAGCGACGCACGCGCCGCCTCCGCCATCGCGACCTCGGCGAGTTCCTCGTCGTCACCGGCCGTGTAGGCCTCCCGCAGGGCGGGGGTCACCGCGAAGGCCGTGCGGCCCACCGCGTCCACCTCGTCGTCGGCCACGAGCCGCTGCACCATCGCGAGCGTTGCCGGTACATAGACACGCGTCACTTCTCACCTACCGGCATCCAACAACTCCTCGAGTGATTCCTGTAGCAACGTCGATGCCACCTCGACGTCCGGCATCGCGTCGCGATCCGCATTCAAACCGTAGTAGATGCTGCCGTCGTAGGACGTCAGCGCGATGCTCAACGCCTGATTCCGCAGCAGCGGCGCCACCGGGTACATCTCCAGCAGCCGCGCACCCGCCAGGTAGAGGGGGTGCTGCGGCCCCGGCGCGTTGGTGATCATGAGATTGAACATGCGCTGGGAGAAGCCCATCGCGACACGGGCACCCACCGCGTGCATCGTCGCCGGCGCGAAACCGGACAGCCGGATCATCGACTGCGCGGAGATCCGCCGCCGCTGCCGCTCGTAGGCCTCCCCGGCATGCGCGATGTGCGACAGCCGCACCACCGCGTTCGGCTCCCCCACCGGCAGGTCGAGCAGGAAGGACGAGATCTCGCCCCGGGGATGGACCTGGATGGTGTCGTCGGTGGTGTCGGCGTCGGGTTCCTGCGCGTACACCGACATCGGCACCATCACCCGCACCACGGTCGATTCGGTGACCGCCTCCCCGCGCGAGAGCAGCCAGTACCGCAGCGCCCCCGCGATGACCGCGAGGACGACGTCGTTGATGGTGCAGCCGTAGCGCGCGTGGATCTTGCGGTACGGCGCGAGGTCGGAACGCACCACCGCGAACCGGCGGCTCCGCGAGATCGAGGTGTTCAGCGGCGTCTCGGGCGCCGACTGCGTGGCCGTGCGGGCCAGGCGACCGACGGCCTCGACGGTGTCGGTGAGGGTCGATGCGAGATCCCCCACCGCGTTGCGGACGGCGGCCACCCCCTCCCCCGGCCGGGCCACCAGATCGGCGAGGGCACCCACCAGCAACTCGGTGTCCGAGGGTTCCCGCTCGGGCATCCACAGTTCTTCCGGCGTCTTCCGGGGCACCGGGTCCTTGTCGAAGAGAACCTGCCCGATCTCGAGCGACTCCTCCCCGTCGACGAGCGCCGAGTGCGATTTGATGAACAGCGCGACGCGCCCGCCGGCCAGACCCTCGACGAGATACATCTCCCACAGCGGCCGGGTGCGATCGAGCGGCCGGGAGACCAGGCGCGCGACGAGGTCGTGCAGCTGCTCGTCGGAACCGGGCTTCGGGAGGGCCGAGCGCCGCACGTGATAGGTGATGTCGAAGTCGCGGTCGTCGACCCAGACCGGGCGCGACAACCCGAATGCGACCTCCCGCACCTTCTTCCGGTACCGCGGCACCTCGGGCAGCCGCTGCTCGACCAGCTTCAGGACATCCTCGTGGTCGAATCCGCTCTCGGGAGGTTCGAGGATGGCCAGCGAGCCGATGTGCATCGGCGTGTCGCTCGTCTCCAGGTAGTAGTACGACGCGTCCTGCGCCGTCATCCGAGTCACCATCGTCGCGTGTCCCCCTCCAGCGCAGAACCTCCTGTCCGGCGCCGGTCCGCCGCCGCACCGTCGGGGGGTGCGTCGTCGAGCCCGGCGAGGTCGATATCGAAGAGTACGGCCAATTCCGTCAGTACTTCGCGTGAACCATCATGGTGGACACCGACCATCCCCGCAGCGGCGGCGCCGCGCACATTGCCGACGAAGTCGTCGACGAAGACGCAGTCGCCGGGTTCGAGGTCGAGCAGACGGGCCACCAGCCGGTAGCTCTCCGGGTCCGGTTTGGCGATCCCGACGTCTCCGGAGAGCACCACCCGGTCGACGAACGGGCCCTCGAGGTCGCGCAGCCACTGCGCGCCGGGGCCGCCGGGGTCGTTGCTGAGCAGGGCGGTGTGCACCCCGCGCCCGCGCAGGTGCCGCACCACGGCACCGATGGTCTCCGGGTCGGTTCCCGGACCGACGAGCACACCACCGACATCGAGCACCAGTCCTCGCAGCACCAGACCACCGTATGCCGCCGCGGCCGGTTCCTCGTGCTGCGAACCGGCACCCGGTCGTGGCATCATCGTCGCGGTTCGTCCTCTCCCGAGCCACACCGCACCGGTCTCCGACCGGTGGTCCGTCGTTTCTTCTCTCGGGAGGGATCCGTGTCCGATCGTCACACCGGCCGCTACGTCCGCCGCCTCGTCCGTGTGGAACCCCCGGCCGTGGAACTACCGGCCCTCGAGCCCACAGCCATCGCACCCACAGCCGCCACCGCGAGTCTCCCTCGCCGCCGCGCCGTCCGCGGGCACGCCGTGCCGCGGCAGACCCCGCACGACGGCCGCTCCGGGCGGCCGGCACGACCCGCACCCGGGATCGTCCTCGAACCGGGGGCGGCCCGGTTCGCCGAATCCGCGCTGCGCCTGGTCCTCGAAGCGATCGACGGGCGTCGGCCGGTCGCGCAGCTGAAGACGGTGCTCGACCCGCGGATCGTCACCACCGTCGCCGGATCCCGGTCGGCGCGCGCCGGCCGCGGAGCCGCGGTGCTGCTGCGGACGCGGGTGCGGGCCGTCGACGCGGAGACCGCCGAGATCTTCGGCAGCTACAGCCGGGGGCCGCGGGTGTTCGCCTTCGCCGGGCGGATGGTGCTCGCTGCGCCCCGCGCCCGCGCACCGAGACGCTGGACGATCACGACCCTGTGGCTCGGCTGAGCCACAGGGTCGTGTGTCGGAGTCCCTCGGGAGCTAGCGGCGCTTGTCGGCCTTGGCGTCGCGCCGAGCGGCGGCGCGGCGCTCCTTGCGCGAACCGGCCGGGCGGGCACCGGCGGTGGTCTCGCCCCCGCTGGTGCCGGTCACCTGGGCGCGGCCGTCCTCACCGGGGCCGACGTAGGTCAGGCGCCGCTCGGTCTCGTCGAGACCCTTCGCGGTGAGCGCCGCCGGGGCGGGCGCTGCCTGCTCCCCGGCGGGGGTGGCCCCGGCGGGTGCGGCCTTGGACAGGCTCGGGGCGGTCCTCGCGGTCGCGGCGGCGGAGGCGGCGTCGAGCCGGACACCCGCGGACGGCTGCGGCTTCGCCGCCTCGACCTGCAGGTTGAACAGGAATCCGACGGACTCCTCCTTCAGGCCGTCGAGCATGGCCGTGAACATGTCGTAACCCTCGCGCTGGTACTCCACGAGCGGGTCGCGCTGCGCCATCGCACGCAGGCCGATGCCCTCCTTGAGGTAGTCCATCTCGTAGAGGTGCTCGCGCCACTTGCGGTCGAGGACCGACAGCAGCACGCGGCGCTCGAGTTCGCGCATCGCGCCCTCACCGGCGATGCCCTCGATCTCGGCCTCGCGACGCTCGTAGGCGGCGCGGGCGTCGGCGAGCAGCACCTCGAGCAGGCCGTTGCGGTCGAGGTCCTCGTTCTCGGCGACGAGCTTCTTGTGGTCGACACCCACGGGGTAGAGGGTCTTGAGTGCCGTCCACAGCTGCTCGAGATCCCAGTCCTCGACGTACCCCTCGGCGGTCGCGCCGTCGACGTAGGCGGTGACGACGTCGGTGAGCATGTGCTGCACCTGGCCCTCGAGGTCCTCGCCGCGCAGGATCCGGCGGCGTTCCTCGTAGATGACGGTGCGCTGCTGGTTCATCACCTCGTCGTACTTGAGGACGTTCTTGCGGATCTCGAAGTTCTGCTGCTCGACCTGCGTCTGCGCGCTCTTGATGGCCTTGGAGACCATCTTCGCCTCGATCGGCACGTCGTCGGGCAGGTTCAGCCGCGTCATGATCGACTCGAGAGCCGCGCCGTTGAAGCGCCGCATCAACTCGTCGCCGAGCGACAGGTAGAACCGCGACTCGCCGGGATCGCCCTGACGGCCGGAGCGGCCGCGCAGCTGGTTGTCGATACGACGGGACTCGTGCCGCTCGGTGCCGAGCACGTACAGGCCGCCGGCGGCGCGCACCTTCTCGGCGTCGGCCTTCGACTCTGCCTTGAGCCGCTCGAGGGTCTCGTCCCAGGCCGCCTCGTACTCCTCCGGCGTGTTGACCGGATCGAGGCCGCGCTTGCGCAGCGCGATGTCGGCGAGGATGTCGGGGTTGCCGCCGAGCACGACGTCGGTACCGCGACCGGCCATGTTCGTCGCGACCGTCACCGCGCCGGACCGGCCGGCCTGGGCGATGATCTGCGCTTCCTGCTCGTGGAACTTCGCATTGAGGACGCTGTGCGGCACGCCGCGCTTGGTGAGCTGCCGCGACAGGTACTCCGACCGCTCGACGCTGGTCGTGCCGATGAGGACGGGCTGGCCCTTCTCGTGACGCTCGACGACGTCGTCGACGACGGCGGCGAACTTCGCCTCCTCCGTCTTGTAGATCAGGTCGCCCTGGTCGACGCGGACCATCGGCTTGTTCGTCGGGATCGGGATGACACCGAGGTTGTAGATCTGGTGCAGCTCGGCGGCCTCGGTCTCGGCCGTACCGGTCATGCCGGACAGCTTGTCGTAGAGACGGAAGTAGTTCTGCAGGGTGATCGTGGCGAGCGTCTGGTTCTCGGCCTTGATCTCGACGCCTTCCTTGGCCTCGATCGCCTGGTGCATGCCCTCGTTGTAGCGGCGACCGGACAGGATGCGGCCGGTGAACTCGTCGACGATGACGACCTCGCCGTTGCGGACGATGTAGTCCTTGTCCTTGGTGTAGAGCTCCTTGGCCTTGATGGCGTTGTTGAGGTAGCTCACCAGCGGCGAGTTCGCGGCCTCGTAGAGGTTGTCGATGCCGAGCTGGTCCTCGACGAATTCGACGCCCGCCTCGTGCACACCGATGGTGCGCTTGCGGATGTCGACCTCGTAGTGCACGTCGCGCTTGAGCAGCGTCGCGATGCGGGCGAACTCGGAGTACCACTTGCTCGACGAGTCGGCCGGGCCCGAGATGATGAGCGGGGTGCGGGCCTCGTCGATGAGGATCGAGTCGACCTCGTCGACGATCGCGTAGTTGTGGCCGCGCTGGACGAGGTCGTCCAGCGAGTGCGTCATGTTGTCGCGCAGGTAGTCGAAGCCGAACTCGTTGTTCGTGCCGTAGGTGATGTCGGCGGCGTAGGCCGCGCGGCGCTGGGCCGGGCTCATGCCGGACAGGATCACGGCGGTGTCGAGGCCGAGGAAGCGGTGGACGCGGCCCATCCACTCGGAGTCGCGCTTGGCGAGGTAGTCGTTGACGGTGACGACGTGGACGCCGTCGCCGGAGATGGCGTTGAGGTAGGCCGGCAGCACACAGGTGAGGGTCTTGCCCTCACCGGTCTTCATCTCGGCGATGTTGCCGAAGTGCAGCGCCGCGCCGCCCATGATCTGCACGAGATAGTGCTTCTGGCCGAGCACCCGGAAGGACGCCTCCCGGGCGGTCGCGAAGGCCTCCGGCAGCAGATCGTCGAGCGTCTCGCCGTCCTGGTAGCGGGCGCGGAACTCGTCCGTCTTGGCGCGGAGCTCGGCGTCGGTCAGGGCCTCGAAGTCCGGAGAGAGGGAATCGACGTGTTCGGCGATGTGCTTGAGCCGCTTGACCATGCGACCTTCACCGATCCGGAGCAGCTTCGTCAGCGACAGCACTGGTGTGTTCGTCCTCAATCTCGGGTACCTGCACGGACAAGAAATCCGGCCGAGGCCTTGTCGGACCCCGGCCGGATTCCATGGTAGGCGCTGCAGCGAAGCGACCGCGATGGCGAGGTGCCTTCGGTCACTCCGCGTGGCTCACACGAGCCTGATCAGACCGTAGTCGAAGGCGTGCCTCCGGTACACGACGGACGGCCTGTCCGTCTCCTTGTCGTGGAACAGGTAGAAGTCGTGACCGACGAGTTCCATCTCGTAGAGGGCGTCGTCGACGGTCATCGGCTGGGCGTTGTGCTCCTTCACGCGCACGATACGACCGGGACCGTCCTGCGGTTCCTTGTCGTAGTCGGAGAGCGACAGGTCCTGGGAGATTCCCAACGAGTCGTCCTGCGCGAGGGCTGCCGTCGCTTCCGCGACCGACACCGGCGTCTTCTCGCCGTAGGACACCTTCCGGCGTTCCTTGGTGCGACGCAGTCGTGCCTCCAGCTTGCCGATCACCGACTCGAAGGCCGCGTAGAAGCTGTCGGCGCTGGCCTCGGCCCGCACGATGGGGCCCTTCC
This region of Rhodococcus sp. Z13 genomic DNA includes:
- the secA gene encoding preprotein translocase subunit SecA, whose amino-acid sequence is MVKRLKHIAEHVDSLSPDFEALTDAELRAKTDEFRARYQDGETLDDLLPEAFATAREASFRVLGQKHYLVQIMGGAALHFGNIAEMKTGEGKTLTCVLPAYLNAISGDGVHVVTVNDYLAKRDSEWMGRVHRFLGLDTAVILSGMSPAQRRAAYAADITYGTNNEFGFDYLRDNMTHSLDDLVQRGHNYAIVDEVDSILIDEARTPLIISGPADSSSKWYSEFARIATLLKRDVHYEVDIRKRTIGVHEAGVEFVEDQLGIDNLYEAANSPLVSYLNNAIKAKELYTKDKDYIVRNGEVVIVDEFTGRILSGRRYNEGMHQAIEAKEGVEIKAENQTLATITLQNYFRLYDKLSGMTGTAETEAAELHQIYNLGVIPIPTNKPMVRVDQGDLIYKTEEAKFAAVVDDVVERHEKGQPVLIGTTSVERSEYLSRQLTKRGVPHSVLNAKFHEQEAQIIAQAGRSGAVTVATNMAGRGTDVVLGGNPDILADIALRKRGLDPVNTPEEYEAAWDETLERLKAESKADAEKVRAAGGLYVLGTERHESRRIDNQLRGRSGRQGDPGESRFYLSLGDELMRRFNGAALESIMTRLNLPDDVPIEAKMVSKAIKSAQTQVEQQNFEIRKNVLKYDEVMNQQRTVIYEERRRILRGEDLEGQVQHMLTDVVTAYVDGATAEGYVEDWDLEQLWTALKTLYPVGVDHKKLVAENEDLDRNGLLEVLLADARAAYERREAEIEGIAGEGAMRELERRVLLSVLDRKWREHLYEMDYLKEGIGLRAMAQRDPLVEYQREGYDMFTAMLDGLKEESVGFLFNLQVEAAKPQPSAGVRLDAASAAATARTAPSLSKAAPAGATPAGEQAAPAPAALTAKGLDETERRLTYVGPGEDGRAQVTGTSGGETTAGARPAGSRKERRAAARRDAKADKRR
- the hpf gene encoding ribosome hibernation-promoting factor, HPF/YfiA family, whose protein sequence is MTTPSKSRVSVAEADAATEGPRADVVVKGRNVEVPDHFRIYVSEKLARLERFDPTIFIFDVELQHERNRRQRKSCQRVEITARGKGPIVRAEASADSFYAAFESVIGKLEARLRRTKERRKVSYGEKTPVSVAEATAALAQDDSLGISQDLSLSDYDKEPQDGPGRIVRVKEHNAQPMTVDDALYEMELVGHDFYLFHDKETDRPSVVYRRHAFDYGLIRLV